taatgcaTCAAAATAAATGCATATGTCATTACTTAATAGTTTGatacaaatgctaaatttagatgaggtggaagctcaaatgaaaaaaaatgttatacaatACGCCATTTGGTAGAATTTCATGCTCTCGCACATGagatctctgcttttatattttGATGATTACATTTATAAGTCCACTTTATTGACTTCTTTATTGATTAATGTGTTATAATATGGTAATTTAATGAGAAaagctaaattaaaaaaaaaaatgcatttatcTATTTGTCTACTTACCTTCAAGACTCACATCTTATCAAAAGACTACTTTGTTAGGCAAATgcctattttttaatttacatgtttttcttatgatttttaaacatatttttgtatatatttattttttaaaattttttatttgacctGTGGTTTAACCAGTAACCCACTGGTTGAACCGGTAACCCTGACTCATTGATTGGGTCAATGTTTAGGCCGAGTCTATTAAGTACAGTTGAGAGTTTGTTTATTATATTAGCATGAGTACCTTTGGACGTATTGAGGTTTTTGGTATGTGAGAGTGACTCATTTTTCAGTTGGTGTTGAAAGTTTGTTTTTAGTGTAATGGGAATTTGGGTGCGTTTACGCTCgttaaaaaatgtgtttatgtttataatttatatcattTGTAGTGAATTTTAGACAAAGTTACTCGTAGATATAGATATGGAGTTgaaacatgtcaaattttgttgtCATGTGTAGATGTTTTAGTTTCTTGTTTATGCCATTGCGTTTTTTACTTGCGCAAATTAGAACAGATTCTGAAATTCAGGGAAATTGAAAGAAGCTTGTTAATACAAATCCTTTATTTCATTTGTACATTGGATAAGACAGCACTACCGAAAGAACCGATTTGTAAATTTTGTATGTTACGGGGACGAGTATATAGAATGAAACCTTTATAAACTGAAAGAtaatgatctttttttttctctcttactgCAACATCCCTACCAAAAGAGCTGTCCCTAATACATATAAACTATAGAGTGAGGAACAAAATCCGAGATATTGGCTTAGTAAGGATACATTCGTAGGGACTTGCCATTGTTACCCCGTAGAAATTTCTCAATTTGAGCTAGCACCTGACAAGATTTAAGAACAAGTTAAGTAAATACACCAGTGGGATAACAGCAAAAATAATCTGTACAGAACAGGATGAAGTGAGACCTCAATTGCTATGACAGTTGGCGTGATATCAGACACATCTTCAAGATGCAGGTTGGTTGCAAGATCTGTGAAGTAAAAGAATCAATTGCACACAATTGTACAGAAACAAGATctaataaagataaattttagttttatgcTTTAGAAGATGTGGAGCCAAAGAACACCGCAGCCACATAATTTCTAAGAGAAGTACAGGGGAGGACAAAAGTGGACTATGACCCTTCGCTAATTTACATGCCAAAGTTTTCTCAATCTGCATTATCTCCAAGGACCAATTTCCCTGGAAGTGATAGATGCAACCATGTCCATGTCTAACGTTTGAtcgaatgtaaaaaaaataaaaaatatgataaattataattttaataaaataaaattaaaaattttaaaaaataaaataaaatttaaacatgttGTGGATAATAGAAGGCATACGTAGAAGGGAAACCGTAGCATCAGCATTGGCATATGCCTCAGATCGCTTTTTCGTTAGAGTAAACAGTCCCACAAAAGCCTGCAGGGAAGTCGAGGGTGTcacatattcaatttttttctaaatcaaCTATAAAATCTGAATCTAGTGAAAGGGTGTTTGAATTGGTGGAATTGATAGCCACCTTGGTGTAAGCATCTCCTGATTCAAAATGCAAAAGAGGGCGAGAATCAGTTCCCACTGCAGCGATTCTCCTTGCCAAGGCATCAAGAGGTACGTCTAAAAAGACAGTGATCCCCTGCCTCATGTATTTCCTtagaataaaaaacaatcatgcAGTTTTTTAATACAACTGacacaaatataatatataaaggtTATACAGAATATGAGACAATGGAAAAAGGTTAATATCCATGGCCCTAGAATACCAGTTGACAGGTCGAACCACTGCACCACCTCCTGTGGCAATAACTTTCCTTGGTGCGAAAGACAATTTCTGCAATGCCTCACTCTGtaaagaaaaaatgagaaacCATTAGTTTCTTATCCACAAACATTGaaagagtaaaacaaaaaagaaatttctaCTACAATTAAACTTGTAAGCAAAGTTATTGACTAAAAATAATGATAGACCACTCACATTAGTGATTAGTAGTAGTGGCTTAGTGGCCTTTAATAAACATATAGGAAACTGGAAAATGAGTTTCTTAATGTATAACTTTCACAGGTTCCTCCTATTATATGTAgctttaaaatattataacattcTCAAACTCCTAGTCTAAAGCAGAGGTATTTCACTTTTCCAGTATGCCCCTTTACAGGTCTCATAACTCATTATTTGAAATAAGTTTTGACCTTTTCTTTTCCTGCATAGAACTATATTTGAGACTTTAAAATTTCAGAAACCAATTCTAAATCCAACTGGTGCCAACCAAGTCCAAAAGAGTGTAATAGCAGCTTGGTAAAAGAGCTGggctttattttttatcttattttttgagACTTAAAACTTTTATTCTTAATCCATGTTTTATATGCAGATATCAACTGATATGTGAAGATCCTAAAACAAAATATCTATGAAAATTCTGGTATTAAATCCTGATAATAAAGAAATACTGTATGATGATAGAGGAAAGGGGAATGTGAATTGAAATTCAGAGCTCCTAAAGACCAAGAAAAGTTTGTACTTTGGTGGACAATGGTTTGTGAACTGAAGGGTAAATGGGTAATAGAATAAATCATAGGGAAAGAGAGAGGAGCAGAGAAGTTTTGAGCAGTTCATAAGATCAATGTGCTCCAACAAACCTCATGATCTCTGAAGAAACTCTCACCACGCTGTTCAAAGATTTGAGTCACGGAAGTTCCCATTGCCTGTTCGACATATCTGTCACTGTTACCCAGAAACaacataaatatttattgatgAAATGTTTGCAACCCACAATAACATCATTATATTTTACTAAATCCAGAAGTGTGTTGGTGTCAAAGTCAAATACCACCAATCATACTTCTCCTGACCATTTAATATGATTGATGAAACAGATTGCAGATTTCTTTCATGGAAAATGGGAAATCTGATGTCCTAAAATGGTGAATCCTACCCAATAACATGTATTGCAATGCCTTGTTTGAGCTGCTTCATGATCCACCAGATGACCTGGGAACCATCTTcctaaataaaaacatacaGAGATAGCAAAATCACTAACCTGTCAACAAAACAATAACCTAATGCTTCTGACAAAATCCGGCCCACTGTCGTTTTTCCAGAGCCCATCATTCCTGAATTACACACTCCACGGAATTCAATTTCAagaataactttttattttatttttaaatatatctcaaAGATGGAGTTCAAAATGAACACTAACCAACAAGAAATATAGAGCGGCCATTTAAGCACAAAGCGACCTCTTGTGCTTTGTTCTGCAATTACATCAGAGCCCAATCACTAGTGTATAATCAACCAAACACTAATGTCACAGCCTTAAACTCATCTCAAAAACTAGCATTTCCCcaaaataaatcacaaattccttaTAAACactaagtaaataaaaattactaccTATATAGACTTTAAATAGTATAATGAAAAGTTACCGTACCTTTAACAACCAGTCCTCATCAAAAGAAGTGTAACAATCTCCAGATTCCAACACTGGAGCTACAGAACAAATATAATCATAAAAGTCAATCAGGGAATAGCTAGTAAAGccaaaactaaatttaaaatgcTCAGCCTTGCAATCGCTGTTACAAAATACATCTCCTAATTCATTTCTGCAacaattaaattatcaaaaacaacaaacaccaccaaaataatattttatttataacaaTATCTCATCCCTCCGGAAACAAAATTAAActgaatttaaaattaaaaaaaattcaacgtTTCCAAAACATCAAAAATTTTTAAGTAGGTGTTTACTTAGTCAACAAAGTGAGACAATCAtggtctcaactctcaactccGAAAACTTCaacccctcaaaaaaaaaaaaaaaaaaaaaagtgaaatgcACCTATTACCCAGAATCAAGATTCGTTCCCCACttttaacaattaaattattaaaaacaacaacaacaacaacaacaacaacaataatatatttataacaatTTGTTACCTTAAactgatttttaaaatttttttttttttttttcaaaaaatttcaaagttttcAAAACATCAAAATTTGGAAGTGTTTAACAAAGTAAGCAAAGTGAGACTCAATCATGATCCCAACTACAAAAATTAAGTCCTCAACacctaataaaaaagaaaagaaagaaaatgcacCTTGTGAATGATTACAAGAGTGTGGAAGTCCCAAATGGAAGCTGCGACTCTGTATGTTTGGCTTGCGAGAAATTGTTATAACACAGTCTTCCCTGCCTCTCCGATTAAAATTCAAAGCTACCATTGCTATCTTCTCATTCCTCCCGATACTCTTCGAACCGATTGTTAGCGCAGAGAATTGAGGCGTAGTTATTGCTTCCATGTCTCGCTATTCGCGTCTCCTCCGAGTTTCAGTATTCAAATATTCACTTCCAACCGCTCATACCAacgataattgcacaaattctTCAAAATCGAgatcaaaattttctcaaaaccaGAATGAGTCACAAatcatattcaattttttgCTGTTTGGTTCATAAAATTAAAGCCATCAGAGAAAAGTAGTAATACTattatattattagtattaatcCTAGATTCCCGAGAAAATTGACTGGTTAGGCGACTATTTGACTATTTTGTTTTCCCGGAAAGATATATTTTCCGGCGGAACAAACAAAgcctcaaaattttgaaaaaaaaagaaaaagaaaaaaaaagggaaatgagatttgattatttatttatgaaatggCGTACCAGAATAACGGGGCGGCGCAGTGGAATGTGGAGGAAGGTATGCTCATGCCAGCATAGCaactgagagagaaagaaagaaagaaagagagagataggtGAGCGACAATGGAGGAGAAGAGAGGGAAATAACGTTTATTTGCGGCCTTTTATATGTATACTCCTATTTAAGGGCTTCTCTAtttggattcctatttttttagttcaaaaatgtccTTACAgtcttatatttaaatagatacaaaattaaaagataatctggtaaaaacttattttttttgttcaaagaTGCCCttacagtcttatgtttaagtagaggcAAAACCaaaggacaatctggtaaaaatacaactctaactcttactaaaatattacctaaaaaataggaccactctcttattaatttttaaattgatttattcacttataaattagatttttaaaataaaaatcatatatatatatatatatatatatatatatatatatatctataaaataattaaatacaatttttttctacaaaataagaccactaaaaaagaaaagtctcatcgcacgtGCGAAGCGCTTGTGATAAGACTAGtttatatttacatacatatatatattttttttaaatctataaaaatttataaagatACTTCTTATCTTATAGACTTATTCCAACGTTTGTAGGGCATCTATTAACTTTGACATTTATACAtaaagaccaaaataaaaatgaaagtgCATTTGAAGAATTTGTGCCAGTTGCAAAAACAATCTTTAGAGTTTTAATTATATTGAGAGTTTCAAACAatagttttcagtatttaaataatattatacgtatttttaaacactttttcatctatatatttctacaaaacaaaaatattattaaaaatttcttacCAAACATGCCATTTGACTAAAAAGCACTGTATAACTGCATTAAGAAAACTCAACCTATTAGTTCGTGTCATTATGAACTCTTGTCTGCACTACAGCGCACCCTTAGTGTGGTAGTCATTCTACatgtataaatgcttgtggagggTGGGGGCAAGGGCgtggttcaagtctccaagagggagtttcacacacatatacacttagattagactagagtaaaaattatattttgtaaaaaaaaaaaaaaaactcttgtaTGCAAAAGCTAACAAAAGTTAATCAAAGagtcaaaaaaattttttttttttgattcattGATTGGATAAGAGtcaattgataattttttttacactaaGGACTTATTTAGATactacttattttgttgaaattgaaaacttattgctgaaaatactgtaaataaaagtaaaagttaattgaaatagtgCAGTAAGGCCCATAAATAGTGTTAAAAAGTACAGTGaagctcatgaatagtagcaaaaataaattaaatagtgaaataatttataattttaatctaCGTTCAAACTACACTAATTgagttgacaaatttttattaatttttattataaactgGCTCTAATAATTTGCCACgtaaacaaataatattttggttTCTCTTATGTGGGATATTCTGACACGTACCGATTTGGAGCGCAACAGCTTGGAAGTGAGCAGTTGTTGAGCATCGATATGACATTTCCTATTTCGAAATTTATGGCGGGGCAAATTTCTCTTATTCGAAGGCCAAATTACAGAAGTACCCTCAATTGACCGTACAATAATGTCAATGTCACAATGAATTTCTGCCACTCCGCTATTTCTGGTGAAAAATCAATAATGTATTGATTAatagaaattgataaaaatttctGCCATTCCGACATTTCctaatactctttttttttttttgggctgaataataaaaattcatacatATTCCATGAGTCTTTACCTCAATGTAAAAATGTTGACTGGAGGTAGGTAGCTATGTTTGAGATTCTActcttattataaaaataaataaataaacaaaacaagacaaagagagagaagaatacTGCTATTTTCTTGGGTTGTCTTTTTTTAGTGATCTTAGGTTGTCCTTGAATTTGAggatttaaattatttaaaatagtGCTATTGTAGGATTAAGAATAATGCTATAGTAGATTTTCCaaaatgcaattttctttagAGAGTTGAAAAATATCTGAGAAGAAAACTGTTAttaccgcattgaatgctctgcagctaatcCCCTAGCAGCATtgatgtggaggtgataccgaAATAGTAACTGgagccttacagctacccacaAAGAAGGAAAATCCCATTACAATGGGATCATGAGATAATCTATACAAAAATGAGTGTACACTCAAGAACTGTAATTATGGTTAAgtttaagagaaatatataagaacaacctTCCTCGGACTTTGCCGATGAGGATTTTTCCTTACCCAAACTATTTGTTTATGCTTTCTAATAGCACCTAACCTACTATGATCATTATACACCTAACTCATTGAAAGTTCAGTTTCAAacctactctctacaaattcattaatttggacTCTTTGGACCATTGACATTTCTTTTGGCCTTTGGGAGCAAAACGTGCCCTTACAGATTGAATTAtcagaaataataaatataattagatGCAAATCAAAATTTCTACCTAAGTTTAATACTACTTAAGATcattttaattctaatttttaataaggtaAAAAGTATGGTGATTTTTGTTGAGTAGAtatatgattgatttttttattttatgtttcatTAATATTGGACTCTTAGTATTTTgtactcattaactcacttggcacaaaaattaaaaaaattttaatattagaatccctttccctctcccttgtgtatgtgtgtttgtttctcaaaaaaaaaaaaaaaaaaaaaattagtagacACATGGTACACAATTAGCTcacaattaaaatctaattcaGTATCTGATtaaattttttctcaattttgactttatatatatatagatttttggtttaaaaaatcaCCTTTGGCGACCAAATTCGAGTTGATTATATTATACATAATGGATTGTCTTCAACACTATACGTTTCTATTTTTCGATAAGTGCTCAGTGccaactttctttttcttttttaaacatatCCAACTTGTTAATGAACTAGTAGTTAGTAGTGATGGTTTTGGAATTACGTTTCAATCtacaattttattgatttatttatttattttgtggagaaaataatcaaccatatttttagtgatatccatcttctcaaataaTTGACAAACTTGGGGTGAATGATGCTAAAAAGAGAGATGAATAAAGGCAACCCTTTCGTGTCAAAACATAGAggtaaaaaagagaaatgatacaCCCTTTCATGTCACCATTATATGCCTGCTGATCAATTCTTCTCATTTTATGAAGTTTCCTTGCTTCGCTTGTTTAATTAGTTTCCAATCCAACCAATAATGCGCTGTCAATTGTTACCATTTCTTGAGTTTATTAATACAGTTGTTGAGTCCTATCTTCTATATCTTGTACACATCAAAACCTTCTTTCTAAGCTTcattaacatttcttttctcaaaaaaaaagcttttctcTTGGACAAATAATATTGTGAgggacaaaaaaagaaaaagaaaaaaggaaagcttTCATTTATTACACAAACTAGTACTATATAACTTCTCTCTTGAATCATTTTAACAATTTTCTATGCATTCTATAATAACCATTTCTAAACATATCTACATTATTGtgtttttgagaatttgagatgactttttttatttattaagggGGTGACTTGAATTGGTGTCTTCTATATGGACATGCCCATAGTGACAACCAACTAGTTGAGGTTGGACCTGTGGGAACAGGAATTTGGGATAAATTAATTACTACAcaatctttgaattttatttatttttaatccaaaacaatagttgtattttatttgatttttttttattttaaataaaaaaatgaacaacCATTTGGTAGATTTCCCTTGGtttaaggaagaaaaaagattaGTAAAGTATAGACTGCTTTCTgtctgtttcaaaaaaaaaaaactgttttctatCGACATATCAACATTATCAAATATGTATTTGATTTTCAAAGTCAAAACTCGATATAAtacattatgaaaaaaaaaaaaaaaacgttgtcAAAGAAATTTTACTCATCGCAATTAGCCTAATAGATATTTTGACTGTGTCACATCATCATTACAATATTATAAGATTAATTATAAGCTTAATgtgttttgatgtaaaatattatGACTATTATCATTACAATAGACAAGATTTTCATTTATACAATTAGCATTGATGAAATTATTAGCAATAACTGTACTAAATCTGACTATATAAATTACACACGtattaaagaataaataaatatttaagtgTGATCTTCCTACACTCAAACTataattatagtaaaaaaaaaaaagaatggcgGTGTTTGGTGAGATTATGACCAATATGAAAATGACATACAACTATGTCGAGAAAGTGGAAGGGAAGAAGCGAGAAGGGAGCTGCCCACACCAACCCAAAAACATGTCACCAACCACCATCTGCGTCAACTACACACTGTCACGCTAGGGGTTGGTGGGtatggacaatttttttttttttgcatgggGTTTGGGTTCTTCAATATttgtctcttcttttttatttttatttttttattaacactattcttttatttattttttatacaaaatagaaattctactctagtttaATGTAAtgtaagtatatatgtgtgtgaaacttccttctagagacttgaatcccgacTTTTACCCTTCACATTCCACACGCACTTATAACACTATTCTTGATAACTTGGAACTTTATttactttaataataatataataatattttaaaatagaggaaaaTTCTTAAATACTTCAAATTATGTTAAATGTCATATCCAACTTTACACAAATCTATGGTCAGTGGCAGCGTAAGAAAAAATTcgagataaattttttttttttttttgaaagacaTGACATTCATCTTATTAAAAGAAAGCTGGAAAATCAGCTATTATAACATTATTGATATAAGGAGGAATAGACTCCATCCATACtaaaagaggaaaataaaagttagctTTTCCTGCTAATACATGAGCTACCCTATTGTTTTGCCTATAAGCAAAAAACCAATTTTGAAAAGAGTTTACAAAGGATATAGTGTCTTTTATCAAGTGACCAAAAGagttcacacacacacataaatccAAAGAATTGCTTAtacataaagaataaattatgtttataattttgatttaaaaaaatgatattttttattgtggAAGCAAGAAGTTAACCTGTGCTTAATTACTTTCTTAAGAACACAATTAATTTAGATTATGAGCTAAAATCAATCCGTAAAgggaaatttgaaattttgaacaagAAACCAAAAATTGTTTCACTCTTgtaaaagtatgtaaaaaagcTTTTATTCACATGATCTTTCTTTGTTACAATTCTCACTCTATGTATTTCTCTCTTTGTATTTTGTGtcccctttctctttcttctttcttcctttttatatgAGTTGtctcattctttttcattttgtccTTGTCTACCTGGATAACTTCTAATCTTATCGGGCTCTTCTTTCTTGGTTTTCATCATGAATGGAGCTTCCTAGGacttcttcttattatttagGCGTCTACCTGAATAACTTCTAATCTTATCGAGCTCTCATTTTTTGGTTATTCATCATGAATGAAGACTTTTGGAGTTTTTTTAACTGTTCAGACTTGTCTCTCTGCATTAGATATGGTGGTGCCAGGCAAGTGATATTCATTAATGCAAGTGTTGTTATGAAATCATCTGGAAATCTCAAACAGCTTTTTCGGTGAAGTTGATCTTCTCTAGGACTTACCTCAGTAGTTCAGACATGACCTAAAAACTAGGCTAGAAAGGGGATTGGGCCTAATCAATAGACCAAGGTGTTGCACCTATTATTAGAATGGGTCAGTCTATTTTGGATTTGTTTCCTGCGTTTAGGCCAATGCTTAAAATGGGCCCAACATTTATCTCATTATAATAAGGCCCAATGTTTACCCACTATacttatatataacaaaaatatttatataaaaagtaagtCTTTATATGTctaaaatatacaaattaaatttaataaaaatatatcattaataaaactaaaaaaaaaaaaaaactccttacCATGACAATCTCATTTTTCATTTGttctaaaagaccaaaaaaggaagggggggggggggggggggtggcaTATCTATAATTTTCTATgtgaaaagtattttttttttagaaggtctTTACTAGAAAGAggatttacttatttatttgcTAGAACATATCTCCTAAATATTCTTTTGTTTAATGAGATGGTAATAAGAGTAATTAGAggaaatatttatgtattaacaatatatatatactactcTAGTTCTATCCTCCGATGGGGCTTCTCGATATGGCTAGACTGTCTTTCCTAGCGAGATGATTTAACCACACACTGGAGTCAAAGTTAGGAAATGAGAGCGTAACAAAGGACCGATCGGGGAGAGGTTTGGAGAGGAGGCGGACCCTTTCTGGTACTATCCTAGGCTAAGCTCCAAAAAAGCCAGCTTATGGCCATCCTTTAGCAAGCCCAAGCCACTTGAAAGCGCTAGTAAGCAGCTTTGTAAGCCACCGTACGAGCGTCCCGAAGTCTCGAGCTAAGTGCCTACAGGATGAGCAGCTAAGCCATCTATTTTTATGAAAGtatacattaaaaattaaaaatacactttGATTGAGCCATGTATGGTATAAGTGTAATTATAGAAagcattaaatatttttagtaaaaatctaAGGGGAGGATAACCTCATGCATATTATTTTCATTGGCTTATCATGCTTTAAAAATTTCCTAtgcaaaaataaagttttacattaaaaaattaaacttgaaattattgtatctaaatatatatatatagatatttttttatataagattttaaaaaaaaaatcattaaaaaaaaaaagataaactgAAACCAACAGACCCTTAGCCTATCTGTGACAGACCCAGTAAGTTGAAGAGTAATAGAATCCTTCTCTTAATATATTGAAGAGCTGATCTTGGAAGGATTACAATGAACATTATCATTTATTTTAGCCGAGCATCAATTCTCTAAATCAAACGTAAGGAAATTTGAAGAGTAT
This genomic stretch from Castanea sativa cultivar Marrone di Chiusa Pesio chromosome 1, ASM4071231v1 harbors:
- the LOC142621599 gene encoding shikimate kinase 3, chloroplastic-like, producing the protein MEAITTPQFSALTIGSKSIGRNEKIAMVALNFNRRGREDCVITISRKPNIQSRSFHLGLPHSCNHSQAPVLESGDCYTSFDEDWLLKNKAQEVALCLNGRSIFLVGMMGSGKTTVGRILSEALGYCFVDSDRYVEQAMGTSVTQIFEQRGESFFRDHESEALQKLSFAPRKVIATGGGAVVRPVNWKYMRQGITVFLDVPLDALARRIAAVGTDSRPLLHFESGDAYTKAFVGLFTLTKKRSEAYANADATVSLLHLATNLHLEDVSDITPTVIAIEVLAQIEKFLRGNNGKSLRMYPY